The DNA window GCCATGGGGAGTTCCGTTACGGCCGGTTGGACTACCAGGGGCCGCGCATGTAGTACACGCCGAACTGGTCGGTATGGCTGGGCCATTGCGGGGTCGGCATGAAGCCGGCGCCTTGCGGAATGAACGGCCCGCCGCCCGGATACTGGCGGCTGAACTGGTGGTAGATCGGCGTGCTGGTGGTGTTGCCGACGCCCCAGCTCCACTTCGTCTGCATTGAAGCGGTGGGCGGCACGACGAGCGCTAACGGGCGGCCGTAGTCGGTGTGGTAGTAATGACCATGCCAGGGCGCCGAAGAGTACTGCGGCCAGAAGCCGTGCGGGTGCGTGGCGTCCCGCCAGCGGCGTTGCATGTTGGCGTACGCAGCGGACGAGTACTCGCCGGCGTAGTAGGCGCCGCCGTCGGCCGTAACGACTCCGCCGCCGCTTGCGCTACTGTCGCTGGCGATCTGGGAAGCCGGCGGGCAATTGGCGCCGGACGCGGGCGCACTCTCTTGCGCCTGAAGATAGTTCGGCGCTGCGAGGGCGAATGCGCAGACGGCCGAACCCACAAGTTTTCGGAACATCGTTCGGGAACTCCTTGGCAGGGGTGGGGCTCGGGTTTAAGGGTTGGAAGGGACGGGTTCCCCAGCGAAGTACCGCGGGAAAGACAAGGGGCGATTCGTCTTTCCTGCGGTAGCCAGGCGGCAGGGCTGGCCGCCTGGTGTTTCGGCTGTCCGCTGGCGTTTTGGCGGGGCCAGCGAACGATCATGCCAGGGAGGAGAGCAAGTTAGGGCTGGGGCGGGCAGTAAGCCTGGCCGTGGGCGTGGCCGCTGCTGTAGCCGTAGGCGCCTTCACCGTAGCCGCCTTCACCGCCGGCGCCGGGCAGGCCGTAGCCAGTGTGGCGGTACTGCTTGTGGGGCGCTTTCCCGTTGAGGAAGTATCGCGGCGTGGTCGGGCGGAACTTGCCGCGGCTCCACGAGATGCTCGTTTTGTTGTAGCTGTCGTAGCCGATGCCATTGCCCTGGTACATGGTGTGGTAGTTGTAATAGTCGCGGTAGTGCGGATACATCCACTCGTGGGGCAGGAACGGCTGATAGGTGTAATAGGTATGGCCGACATGTTCCGGCACCGGCAAAGGCGACACGTACATGGCGGCGGGCACGCCGCCCATCCAGGGCTGGGCGTAGTAGTTATAAAACAGCTCAGGCGTCGGCCGCGGCATCATTTGCGGCAACGGAGCGGCGTCGCTGGCGGCTGTACCTTCGAGCGTATCGGGTGCTGCGGACGAATTGCCCACTTCCAGACTGCCGTCGCTATCAGAAACGATCGGGTCGAGGGTGGGCGGCGCAGGGGCGGCGTCCTGGCACATGCCGGGAGCACACCACAAGAACGAACTGAATACGGCGGCCAGCACCGTGCGGCGGGGGAAAGTGCGGAGCATCGAACCGTTCCTTGGCAGGTAAGGCCCCAAAACGAGCGAAGCACGCTGGAGCGTCAATTTTTGGGCGGGATTTTTTTTAAGCGGCGCCATGAGCGACGCAGGCGAAACCTCCGGGGGGTGTAAAAAAATCGACCCCAGGGAGGTAGCTTTTACACAACGCAGGTTTCGGCGGCGTCGGTCCGCGCTTCTGGGTGGGCGCAGGACAACCGCTACCATTCCTTTCGGCTGCTGGCGCCTGCATCACTAAATGTTTCTGTACCGCTGGCGACATTTCTGCCAGCTGAGAGCATTCCACCGGAAACCCGACTGGGACGATTCCCGCAAAACTGGTAAAATCCCTAAATTCCCAAACCGGCTGCTGCGCCGGCTGGGTCTTTGAAGTCTCGCTAAAGTCTGTTCGTCCTGTGCGACGACGACAACGCTAGCACCCCAGGCAATCGAACCCTTCCTGATCCTGTTTTCAACGATCCCCTCAACCGGGTGGATTTTTGGCGCAGGCTGCTTGCGGCGATGTCCCCCGGCAAAGGAGAGCCACCACCTTGAGCTCCGTATCTTCTGCGTCTTCACGGAAGCGGGCCACCGCGGAGAGTATGGCGAAAAGCCAGCGCTCCATTTCTGTGAGTGAGTTTTTTGAGAAGAACCGCCATCTGCTTGGCTTTGGCAACGATCACCGCGCGCTGCTGACGACGGTCAAGGAAGCAGTCGACAATTCGCTCGATGCTTGCGAAGAGGCCGGCATCACCCCTGAGATCTGGGTCCATATCGAACAAACGGGCGAACGCCGCTACAAAGCCGGCATCCAGGACAACGGCCCAGGCATTGTGAAAAAGCAGATTCCCCTGATCTTTGGCAAGCTGCTGTACGGCTCCAAATTCCACCGCCTGCGGATGAGTCGCGGGCAGCAAGGGATTGGTATTAGCGCCGCCGGCATGTATGGCGTGCTGACGACTGGCAAACCGGTCAAAATCATCTCCAAGGTGTCGATCCGCAAGCCGACCCACTATTACGAGATCCGGATCAACACCAAGACCAATGATCCCGAGATCCTCAACGGCGGCGGCGACGGCGTGGATATTCCGCCGAACGATGAAGGCCGCAAGTACATCGCCGACCACGGCATCGAATGGGTTTCCCAGTACGACGCCGAAGGCGATCAGCCGCCGGTCGATGTTCCCAGCGGGACCCGGGTCACGATCGAGCTGCAGGCCGTCTACAAACGCGGTCGCGGCAGCGTTGACGAGTATCTGGAGCAAACGGCGATCGCCAATCCGCATGTGACGATTCACCTGATTGGTCCCGATGGCGTGGAAACCATTTATCGCCGGTCCACGGTCGAGCTGCCTTCGGAAGCGAAGGAAATCAACCCGCACCCGTACGGGGTCGAGCTGGGCCGTCTGCAGTCAATGCTGAAAGACGCCAAGCCGACGACTCTCTCGCAATGGTTCCGCAGCGAGTTTTCCTGCGTCACGCCCGTGGTCGCCAAGAAGATTTGCGAAACGGCCAAGGTCGGCGTGCGCTCCTCGACCAGTTCCATCTCACGCGATGAAGCGGAAGCGCTGTACCTGGCGATCCAACAGACCAAGATTAAAGCCCCTTCGACCGACTGTATTTCCCCCATTGGCGAGCAGTTGCTGCTGAGCGGGCTGCACAAAGTGGTGCCAGGCGAGTTTTACGCCGCCTCGACCCGGCCTCCGGCCGTCTACCGCGGTAATCCGTTCCAGGTGGAAGTGGCCCTGGCCTACGGCGGCGCGGCGGAAACACAGAAGATCTCGCGCGACATGCTGGAGGAACTACTGAGCCAGAGTGACGCACGTACGCTCAGAAAGTTCCTGATCACCACGTTCTCGGGCGTCGGCGCCGAGGCGGCTGAGAAGATTCTGAACAGCTCGAAAATGCCCACGCGGAAGTCGCCGGCCAAGCTCAAACGGGCCGAAGTTGAACGGCTGCACGAAGCGATGCATAACGTCAGCCTGAACGACGGCCAGTCGATGCAGGTGCTGCGGTTCGCCAACCGCGTGCCGCTGCAGTTCCAGCCCAAAGCCTGCGCCATTACCAATGCGGTGATCGGCACCAACTGGCGGGCGTATGGTTTAAGCCAGTCCCGCGCGTCGTTGCCGAACGGACCGATCAGCGTGGTGGTTCACCTGGCCAGCGTCTGGGTGCCGTTCACAAGCGAATCGAAAGAGGCGGTTGCCTCCTATCCGGAGATCGAGAAAGAACTGCGACTGGGTCTGCAGATGGTCGGCCGCAAATTGGGCGTCTATTTGAATCGTCGTAACCGGGTGAAAGAACAGGGGGAACGCCGTAACATTTTCCTCCGGTATTTGGGCGAAGTGGCCGACGCCGTTGCCAGCATCAACCAGACCGATCGCGACGCGCTCTATGACAACCTGGTCGAAGCGGCCAAAAAGAAGACGGCCGACGCCGACCTGAAGCTCGACGCCGGCGACAAGCCGCCGGAACTTGCCGAGCTGGAAGCCGACAGCAGCGTGCTGATCGTCGACGGCAGCGACGAAATGGCCGACGCGGCGCCGGTCAACGGCAGCGCAACCGGAACCGTGAAGCCGAACGGCCAGGGGCGACTGTTCTAGCATTTGTCTCAAGCAGGCGATCGCGACGAAGGGGCCGATGTTAGCCCGAACCTGGCTTCCCGCATCGGGCCGGAAACGACAACAGCCGCCCGTTGGGGCGGCTGCTGCAGGTGGCATGTGTCACGGAACGGGGCGTTCCGGCAATCTTCGCTTAATAGTCGCGGGTGATGACGGTGTCGTCCTCGTAGGCCAGCAACTGTTCGTAAACGCTGGTGCAGCCGGGATTGATGTTGTCGTAGTTGATGTTTTCCGACAGGAAGTGGGTCGATGCGTCGCAGAACACAAAGTTTGCTCCGCCGGGATGCAAGCTGCTGAACTCGGCCAGGCCCGTGGCGGTGGAAACCGAGTTGTTGATGCCCGATCCGCCGATGCCCATCACGTTGGCCGCCCCGTAGTCGGTCGGAGTGCCAGGGTAGTAGGCCGAATAGGCGTTGGCGGCGCGATACTTGATCACGACACCGTTGACTTTCAGTTCGTACGCGCGTTCGCCTCCCGCGATGGTTTTGGAAGTACCGTCGGTGATGTCGCCGACGCTGATCAGGCTGGCGCCGGCGGCTGTGCTGAATTCGCGGAAAGGTCCGGTGGAGTTCACGTTGGCGGTGTAGGGGTTGCCGGTCGTGACGGTAGCCGAGTTGGCGCCATAACCGTTGTTGGCGACATAGTTGCTGACGCCCGAGCCAGAGATATGGCCGGTGCTGTCGTTACCAGCCAGCCGATTGTTGCCCGAAATGACGTGCGAAGCCGGCCCGGTGTCCGACGGGCAGCGGTACGCTTCCAGCGGCTGGACGATTAAGGTCCGGTCAATGACCCGGTTGCCGACGCCCAGGGTGTTATACATGTTTTGTTCTTCCAGCTGCGGCAGGATCATGGAGCCCCAGCTCCACCAGTTATTGCCGTTGCCGTTCTGGGCGGCTTTGACCAGGCCCGGCGGGAAGACTTTGTGGGCGTCGTGATAGTTGGCCATTCCCAGGCCAATCTGCTTCAGGTTGTTGGTGCAGGTTGAGCGTCTGGCGGCTTCACGCGCCATCTGCACGGCAGGCAATAGCAGGGCCACCAGAACGCCAATAATGGCGATGACAACCAGGAGTTCCACAAGAGTGAAACCAGGACGCGGGAAGTGCGCACGACGCATGGAGGCTCCAAAGAGAGAGAGGAGATAAAGGGAGAAAAGAAAAGGAAAATCTTTTTACCCTTGCTCCGTAGACTCCCGCAGTTGGCGGGCCAGCGCGGCAATTTCCTGCAACGCCTGATCGAGGCGGAGGAAACCAGCAAGGTATGCTTAGTTCGAAAAGGAAGAGAAGAAATCTCTTTGAACCAATAGTTGTAATCTTGGAGGGGGCAATCGTACTAGTGAATTTTCCCATTCTGGGGGAAAATTCCCAGAATTCTTTGCCGCAGGGCAACGTCAACAGAACAAAATGAACCTGGCAGGAACGAAAACCTCCTTTATCATCCTTTTCTAACGACGCCTTCCCACAGGCCCGGGGGCGTTCCCGACCGGAGTCTGTCACGGGTGGACCGCAAACAAGCGGCAAGAAGCGAAAACAGCCGCCCGGGCTGGGCGGCTGTTAGTTGGCTCTTCAGACTGCAGAATGCACGTCCTTAGTAGGTCCGGGTGATGACGGTGTCGTCTTCATAGGCCAGCAACTGTTCGTACACGCTGGTGCAGCCGGGATTGACGTTATCGTAGTTAACGTTTTCCGACAGGAAGTGCGTGGAGGCGTCGCAGAACACAAAGTTTGCCCCGCCGGGGTGCAAGCTGCTGAACTCGGCCTGACCTTGCCCTGTGCTCGTGTTTTTATTGATGCCCGCTCCGCCGATGCCCAGCGCACAAGCGGCTCCGTATTCGGTGTTGTTACTCGTGTTGTACGTGGAATAGGCGTTGGCGGCCCGGAACCTGATATTCGTGCCATTAATCTTCAGGTCGTAGCAACGTTCGCCAGCAGCGATGGTTGTTGAGGTGCCATCGGTGATGTCCGCCACACTGATCAGATAGGCGCCGCCGTTGTTGCCAATGAATTCACGGAAGGGCCCCGTGGAATTGGTGTTGGTGGTGTAAGGATTGCCGACGGTGACCGAAGAAGAAACCGCGCCGTACCCATTGTTGGCGGCATAGTTGCTGACGGCCGAGCCGGTCATATGGGCGCCGTCGTTACCTGCCAGGCGGTTGTTTCCAGAAATCAGATGCAGAACCGGCCCGGTGTCCGAAGGGCAACGGTAGGATTCCATCGGCTGCTTGATCAGGTTCCGGTCAATGACCCGCGTGCCCACGCCCAGCGTATTGTACAGGCTCTGTTCTTCCAGCTGAGGCAAGATCATGGCCCCCCAGGCCCAGTTGTTATTGTTGTTGCCATTCAGTGGAGCCTTGACCAGGCCTGGTGGGAAGACTTTGTGGGCATCGTGATAGGTGGCCATCGCCAGGCCGATCTGTTTTAGATTGTTCGTGCAGGTCGCACGTCTGGCTGCTTCCCGCGCCATTTGAACAGCGGGCAACAACAGAGCCACTAGCACGCCAATAATGGCGATCACGACCAGAAGTTCCACAAGCGTAAAGCCGCGTCGTGGGAAGTGCGCACGAGTCATACTGACCCCTCAGAGAAAAGAAGAAGAGAGTAATTTGAGATTAAAAGAAGAGACAAGAAAGAGTTTTCTTGGTTTCCCCGTTTTAAGCTGTATTTAGCCCGATGGCCAATCAAAAATCCCAGGGATTGGCCACAATTCGCAAAAAAAATCCCCAGACCGGGAACGGTCAGGCAGCAAACTGAGGGGGCGTCCGACTGCGAATGTCGAATCGCGGATGCCACGCAAGGGGGGTGCCTGCGAAGCTTAAGAAGAGGGCGAATCGAGATAGGGGTCCTGCCCCATTTGCATCTGCATTTTGTGGCGTTCGCGCTCGTAATGCATCATCATTTTGCGGCCGCGAAAATGATCACGTTCTACCCGCGCTTGCGCCGCCCGGAAACGACGCGCGTAGCCAGGCAAAGCGGCGCTGGCTTGCTGGCCGATCTCCGCCAGCCGACGGGCCGCCTTGGGGCCGTAGCCCGCCTTGAGGATTTCGTCGTCGAGGGACAGATACTGGCGATACGAGCCGCGGTCGCCCTGGCGTCCGCAACGTCCGATCAGTTGGCGGTCGATCCGCGCCGACTCGTGCAGTTCGGTGCAGATGACATGGAGTCCGCCGAGTTCTTCGACGCCTTCTCCCAGTTTGATATCGGTGCCGCGGCCGGCCATGTTGGTGGCGACGGTGACGCGGCCGATTTCTCCCGCCTGGGCGACGATCTTTGCTTCCGCCTCCATCCGGTCCTGGGCGGTGGAGACTTCCGTGGCGTTCAGGACCTGGTGTTCAATCTGTTCCGCTGCGAGCAGATCGGAAATGATCTTGGATTTGTCGATGCTGCGGGTGCCGATCAGCACGGGACGTCCGGTGGCGGAAATCTCTTTGACTTCCTCGACGATCTTTTGCCACTTGAGTTTGCTCACGCCGACGACCACGTCGGGCAGCTGGATCCGCTGCGGCGGTCGGTTGGTGGGCACCACGACGACATTCAGCGAATAAATTTTGCGCAGCTCGGCCCCCGAGTTGGCGATGGTGCCCGTCATGCCGGCAAGGCGCTCGTAACGGCGGAACAGGTCCTGCACGGTGATCTTGGCTGCTTCGCCCGTTTCGGCCGTAATTTCCACTCCTTCACGGGCTTCAACGGCCTGGTGGATGCCGGCCCGCCACTTGCGTCCTTCGGCCAGTCGCCCGGTGAATTCGTCGACGATCACAATCTCACCGTCGCGGATGATGAACTGGCGATCGCGGACGAATTCTCGATCGACCTTGATGGCCCTTTCAATGTGCTCGTACAGCTCGATCAGACCGATTTCACGAAGGAGCGTCGGCTTGGGCAGTTCGCGGACTTTCCGTCGCCCGGCGGGCGTGAGTACTGCTTCCCGCCGTTCATGGTCAAACTCGTATTCGGTTTCTTCGACAAACAGCGGCCCGCTTTCCGAGGCCCAGCGATACAAGGTATTACGCACCTCGGGTGATTCGCCGGGAATGGAGCTGATGATCAAGGGGGTGCGGGCTTCGTCGATCAGAATGCTGTCAGCTTCGTCGATCAGCGCGAAGTGCAGGTCGCGCTGGACGATCTCGTCTGCTCCCGCCTGGCTTTGGCCGAGCATCTGGGCGAGCAGGTTTTTCCGGCCGTCGCCTGTGTGGCGTTTGAGCAGCCGATCTCGCAGGAAGTCAAAGCCAAACTCTTTGGCCGTGCCGTAAGTGACATCGCAGCGGTAGGCTTTGCGTCGCTCGGGTTGCGGGGTGTCGGCTTCGATAATACCGATCGACATTCCCAAGGCGGCGTACAGCGGACGCATCCACTCGGCGTCGCGTTTTGCCAGATAGTCGTTCGCCGTCGCCAGATGGGCGCCGTGTCCGGCGATGGCCGCCAGGTACATCGGCAACGTGGCGGTCAGCGTTTTCCCTTCGCCAGTTTGCATTTCCACAATACTGCGATGATGCAAGGCAATACCGCCCAGCAACTGCACCGGGTAATGCCGCATCCCCAGGCTCCGGGCGCCGGCGGCCTGGACCAGGGCGAAAGCTTCGCACAGCAGTTTCGTGAGGGGTTCGCCGCTGCGGGCCCGATACCGGAGCGAAAGACTTTCCTTACGGAGCCTGGCGTCGTCGAATTTGACGAACTCCGATTCAAACTGCTCGATTTTGGGCAACAACCGTCGCCAGGAAGCAATTTGATAATTCGCCACGCTGCGGGCGACAAGGCTGGGCATCATAGGACGCGACGCTTCTGCGTGAAAACTATCCAGGAACGAAAGGGATTTTCGTTCAGGGGAACAGCGAGGTTGCCAGCAATTGAATGCGGAATGCGCGCCCGCGGCAACCTTCGATAGTTTAGCGTCCTAGCTCTCCGAAGTGTAGCGCGGCTGCCACGGCGTACCGACCGAGGCGCCGGAATTGGTTGGGGCCAGCGGTTGGGCGCCGTTGGTTAGCGGCAGCAAGCCGGGCGTCGCCGGAACGGCTGTCCCGACGGGTTGACCGCCCATATACACGGGAGTTTGCGGAGTCGCATAACCGGGCTGCAGGTACTGCGGCTGGGCGTATTGCGGCTGCACGTACTGCGGCGGAGCGTACTGCTGTTGCCCGTAGGGAGATTGTGTGGGCGCCTGGTTGAATTGGATGATTCGCTGATTGGAAGCCGGCGGCGCGTTGGCGGACGTCATCTGGGTGGCGTCGTTCACATGCATGCCGCTGAGATTGAGCGAGGTCGAACCACCGGGCACGCTAAACGCGGCGGGCTGCGTCGCGTAGTTCACGCCGGGAGCATTGGGCGAAACCGGGGCCGTGTGCATGGCGGGCTGTACGACTCCTGCAGGTCGCCACTGAGGCCCGGTTTCGGCGCTGGCGAGAGCCACGCCTGAACCGACCACCTGGGAATTCAGCGGACCGATGCTAGTTGTACCCTGCGGCACAGCGGCAGGGGCCGTTTGACCGCCTGGGTAGTAGGCATCGGGACGCCCGTAGGCGCCCGTGGCCGGCGGCGGCACGCGAGGCGAACCGTACCCGGCAAAAGGATTAAATTCCGGCGTTGGTGCTTTGCAACCAAGCAGCAGGCAGGTAGCGAAAACAGCAAGCGTGGCTTTCCACGACATGGGACAAACTCCTAAACGCCAGACTGGCAAATCCGCGAACTGCAGGGAATCATCGCGATCATCAGGGCGCGACGCCTGCAGCAATTGACCGCATCCGCACTTGTCACAACGCGGAGCGAGTCAATCGGGGGCCACCATAGCGGGGAGAAGTTTTTCTTCCAATACCGGTTTTTTTCTCAAGTCAAGAAAATGACGGATCGGGCCCGAAAGGACGGTGCTGGTGAAACCGCCCTTTCGTTGAGGGAAATCGGTGGGCGAAAGGGCCAACCGCTAGGCGAGCGGACGGCCTTCGGCGTCGGGCAGTTTGTCGGTCAGAATGCTGACCAGATCAATGATGGTCCAGATGCCGCAGCCGCCGCAGGTGCAGAGCTGAGCGATGCCGATGCCCGTATAGCCCAGATAAAAGCGCTGCACGCCGAGTGCGCCGAACAGGCAGAGAATGGCGGCGGTGACCTTCTGCTTGTCGCTGGTTCCCGCCGGCGGACCGCCTTCGGGGTTGGGGCTGATCGAGGCGGAAGGAGACGTAGCCGGAGGGGGAGATGTTTTGGTCGTCATCTTTTTTACTCGTCGTTTGCCGCGAAGGCGGGCAGTGGGACTGTTGGATACGCCAAAATCGAACGAGCTAGCGGGTGCGTCGATTTTTGGTTTTCCTTCCTCATTGGGCCCAACGGCGGGACCAATTGATTGCGCAGGAACCGCGACCGCTTTGGCGGTGGGCTGGGCCGTCGCTTTGGCGACGACGGGCTCTTTCTCTTTTTTGTCGGAAGCCTGGGGGGCTGTTTTGGGCGACTGAACGGCTGCGCCTTTGCTGGCGGCGGCCTTTTCTTTAGCGGCTTTTTCGGCGGCCGCTTTTTGCGCGGCTGCCTTTTGGGCCGCTGCTTTCTCGGCGGCGACCTTGGCTGCTTGTTCTTCCGCGGCTTTTTCCGCGGCGACTTGTTCGGGCGAGGGACCGAGAGGATCTTCGTCCTCGTCTGCTTGTTCTTCAAGCTGCGGGAAGACATCGCTGGCCCATTGCCACTGGTCGCTGCCTTCGATGAGCAGCTGGCAATCGCCGTTCAGGCGGCCGTCGGCGACCCAGCCGTCAAGCTCGGTGCGGCTGATCGGTCCGAAGTCTTCGCCTTCGTCCGTTTTGACGAACCACATTTCTTCGGTCGAAGCGGCGTCGCCTGCTTCATCCTCGGCGGCGACAGAGACTCCGTCGCTGGGAACTTCGATGACGCCCTTGCACTGGGGACAGCGAACTTTCTTTCCGGCCAGGTCGTCTTTGACCCGCAAACGTTTATCACAACTGGAACAACTGATTTCGATCGGCATGGGCGAATCTCAGTACCCTTCTTGATTCCGCACGGCGTTTGGCTGAGGGACAGGGTGATGGCTGGCATGCCCGACTCCACGCTGCCCCCTCGCTGCTTGACGATAACGACTGCCAGGAAGTTGCGGCTGCAGACCGGCCTTGCCAGTAGGCAGGGCCCGCGGACAACCCATTTTGAGGAGTGAAACTACTCTGGCAAATATTCGGGCAAGCGTGCTGGGCGACCGTCAGGGTCGAAAGCGTGCGGATCGGGATGCGGTGTAACTAACGGTGAAAATGCTATTCTAGCGCCGATTGGCTGCAGTTTCTATTCAGCCCTTGGGAAAATTCTAACGGCTGCGCACGTGTTGCGATATGCACCGCATCCCCTGAAATGGCGACAATCCGATTTTTCTGCAGAAACCGCGTAAACGGCGCCGGCTGGTGAAGAGAAACGGGCGTGCAAACGGCAAGATCGTGCGAGGACGGGCGCAGGCGGGCGAACGTCCCTGGAACCTCGCCACATTTTTGACCCGACGCACCTTCTGACCTATACAAGTTATGGGACGCTGCAAGACGTGCGTTCTCGCGATCGGGCGCCGCGGTCCAGTGCGAACCGCTTCGCTCGTGAAAGATGGCTCTTACCCCCCTCTGTGCAGTCGATGGAAGATCAACTCGAACACACTGCCGAATCGGACACCGCGATGAGCGAGTTCTCCGCGGCATTCGATGCGTGCCGCGAACGGGCCCAGCTGGCGGTTCAGACACAGCGCGAACGGGTGCGCGAAGTCGAGAACGAATTTGAAACCCATGTGAGGGCGTTGCTGGCGGAACTGGAGTCGGAACGCGACCAGCTTCGTGTCGACCGGGCTGACCTGGAACGGCGCCGGGATGAAACTTCCGCCCAGCGCAAAAGCATTGCCCGCGATCTGCGCGCCCAGCGGGCCGAAATGCTCGCCGAAATTGAACAGAAACGCGCCGAAAGGATGCAGTCCGATACCGGCGAATCTAACGGCCGGGTCGCCGAACTGCAGGCCGAATGCGATCGCCTGCGGTCCCGGTTCGACCAGGAAGACCAGCAATGGCGCGACGCCGAACAACAGGTCGAACACTGGCGGAACGAAGCCCAGCAGCTGAGCCTGCAGGCCGAAGAAGCGGAACAGCGCGTTCAGGAACGGGAACAGGTCATCGAACACCTCCGGCGTGAATTGGAGCAGGCGCTCCAGCAGTTGGACGAGGTCGTCGCCCAAGGAGCTCAAGGGGGCGCCAGCGACGCGGTGCTGGAAGACATGCGCCGCGGCCGCGAGATGGCGATCGACGAACTCCGCGAACTCAAAAAGAAAAACGAAGAACTCCAGACGCAACTGGCGGCCAAACCGGCGGTTGTTGCGGGCGCCCCGGTGGCGGGCATGGGGATGGACTGGGCCGCCCAGAAGGCCCGCATGCTGCAGCAACTGGAAGACGATTTTGATCCAGAGAATGCCGAGCAGGTCCGTGAGCGGCTCACGATTGAAAAGACGCTGCAGACGACGGAAAAGCTTCTTTCCGCCAAGGAAAACGAGCTCAACGACCTGCGGCAACTGCTGGAAGACCAGTCGGCCAGCATCGGCGGCATGGCGGTTGGCGCCAATGCGATCGCCGAACTGCTCGATCACGATGAGTTGGTTCGCGAAGAACGCGACAACCTGAAGAAGGTCCAGGAAGAATGGCGCCAGAAGCTGCGCGTCGCTGAGGTCGATATTTCTGTTGAACGGGCGAAACTGGCCCGCGAGAGGGCGGAGCTGGAAGATCGCCTGCAGCGGCTAGAGCAGGAAAAAGCCAAAATGGCCGTGCTGCAGCCTGCCGACACCAAAAGCAAGCCGCCGACTCGCAACAAATGGCTGGCCCGTCTAGGATTGCGCGACGACGACGCCGAATAAACGGCGTCGTAATGCTGGTAGGAACCGGTCGTGTCCGCTCGCCCTGCGGCGATCGCCAGGACGGCCTGCGTGTTGCGTGAAGAATTCGCGTCGCCATGCGTTTCAGCGACGCGTTCGTCGGTTGGTCGCGAGTGCTTCCTCCGCCGCCGGTTGTAACGACGGAAGGAACCCTGTTACCAGCAACTCACGCGGGGCTTAAGCGCCCTGGCGTTCCATGTCTTTCATGATGGGCGTGAGATAGTCGACCGTGCTTTGCATGCTGGCCAGGTGCGGATAATCCTCTTCGGGAATCTGAATGCGGTAGCGCTTCCGCAATTCCATGACGATGTCGAGGAAGTCCAT is part of the Lignipirellula cremea genome and encodes:
- a CDS encoding coiled-coil domain-containing protein, giving the protein MSEFSAAFDACRERAQLAVQTQRERVREVENEFETHVRALLAELESERDQLRVDRADLERRRDETSAQRKSIARDLRAQRAEMLAEIEQKRAERMQSDTGESNGRVAELQAECDRLRSRFDQEDQQWRDAEQQVEHWRNEAQQLSLQAEEAEQRVQEREQVIEHLRRELEQALQQLDEVVAQGAQGGASDAVLEDMRRGREMAIDELRELKKKNEELQTQLAAKPAVVAGAPVAGMGMDWAAQKARMLQQLEDDFDPENAEQVRERLTIEKTLQTTEKLLSAKENELNDLRQLLEDQSASIGGMAVGANAIAELLDHDELVREERDNLKKVQEEWRQKLRVAEVDISVERAKLARERAELEDRLQRLEQEKAKMAVLQPADTKSKPPTRNKWLARLGLRDDDAE
- a CDS encoding acyl carrier protein, with translation MKPADIREEIIDILGDIAPDEDLGDLTDEKPFREQLELDSMDFLDIVMELRKRYRIQIPEEDYPHLASMQSTVDYLTPIMKDMERQGA